The following coding sequences are from one Epinephelus fuscoguttatus linkage group LG5, E.fuscoguttatus.final_Chr_v1 window:
- the tsen34 gene encoding tRNA-splicing endonuclease subunit Sen34 — protein MDESPSRQEDEDLSSSSPHAVAVTQCDSTPLLWRVEDLRSVRSQGLVGALLGSLPRTPRQNTRLGRPLLLLPEEERLLRERRTAAAAAAPPAADQCEGGVKLRLQVQQHQEEQERSYQEQSILALEDRKSALLRAMTSSHTESGSGAADEALRGRLEGLHRSFTFPRSAMAVQLSTARAGLSYCPEARAFLQADGPIRGQDKSCCTARYQVFKDLRGRGFYLTSAGKFGGDFLVYPGDPLRFHAHFIAVCLSLDECLCLLDVLAVTRLGSNVKKTVLLCSPGPDGRVLYTSLQWSGMV, from the exons ATGGATGAGTCTCCCAGCAGACAGGAGGACGAGGACTTGTCTTCGTCCTCGCCTCACGCAGTGGCGGTAACTCAGTGTGACTCCACCCCCCTGCTTTGGAGGGTGGAGGACCTGCGGTCGGTGAGGTCTCAGGGCCTGGTGGGGGCGCTGCTGGGTTCGCTGCCCCGGACGCCCCGACAGAACACTCGACTGGGCcgaccgctgctgctgctgccagaggaggagagactaCTGAGGGAACGCCGCACCGCAGCCGCCGCCGCTGCGCCACCTGCTGCTGACCAG TGTGAAGGAGGGGTGAAGCTCCGTCTGCAGGTGCAGCAGcaccaggaggagcaggagaggagtTACCAGGAGCAGAGCATCCTCGCTCTGGAGGACAGGAAGTCAGCACTGCTCCGAGCCATGACCTcatcacacacag AGTCTGGATCTGGGGCTGCAGACGAGGCCCTGCGGGGCCGCCTGGAGGGCCTGCACCGCAGCTTCACCTTCCCTCGCTCAGCGATGGCGGTCCAGCTGAGCACAGCGAGGGCGGGGCTTTCTTACTGCCCCGAGGCCCGTGCCTTCCTGCAGGCTGACGGGCCAATCAGAGGACAGGACAAGTCATGCTGCACTGCCAGGTACCAGGTGTTCAAAGACCTGAGGGGGCGGGGCTTCTACTTGACCTCAGCGGGGAAGTTTGGAGGAGACTTCCTGGTGTACCCAG GTGATCCTCTTCGTTTCCACGCTCACTTCatcgctgtctgtctgtccctggaCGAGTGTCTCTGTCTGCTGGACGTCCTTGCCGTGACTCGTCTGGGGTCCAACGTGAAGAAGActgttctgctctgctctccgGGGCCGGACGGACGAGTCCTGTACACCTCGTTACAGTGGAGCGGGATGGTTTAG